The Terriglobales bacterium nucleotide sequence TGGATCTGGACCGATGTGGATGGAGTTCTCACCGCTGATCCACGCGTGTGTCCCGATGCCAGCACGCTGCCGGAGATCACTTTTGCGGAAGCCGTAGAGCTTTCTTATTACGGAGCCAAGGTGATTCACCATAAGGCGATCCGGCCGGTGATGGACCGCGGCATCCCGGTGTGGATCAAGAATTCATTCCGCCCGGAGGTGAAAGGGACCAAGATCACCTCCAAGGTTGCGGGCGACGGCTCTCCGGTGAAGGCGGTCACGGTAGTCAAGCAGGCGAGCCTGATCAACTTGAGGGCGCGCCAGGATACGCCGTTTGCGGAGCTTTTCGGCCGCCTGTTCCTGCGGCTGGGCCATGAGCACGTGGATGTGCTGTTCTCGACGCAATCTTCTTCCGAGAACGCCCTGGGGTTGGTGCTGCGCGACGCGGATACGGAGAATGTGGTGAAGCTGATTGAGCGGCTGTTCCGGGTGGAGCTGCAACACGGCGTGATCCATCCCATCTTCGTCCAGAGAGAGGTTGCGGTGATCTGTGTGCTGGGCGAGGCGATGCGAGGGACACCAGGCATCCTGAGCCGGCTGTTTACAGCGGTGGCGGCGCGCAACCAGAGCGTGATTTCTGTGGCGCAGGGGGCGAGCGAACTGAACATCTGTTTTGCCGTGAATTCCTCCGGAGCCGACGAGGTGGTGAAGGCTGTGCATGACGAATTCCTCTCAAGCGCCAGGGTGCCGGCGGTCGAGAAGACTGTGTGACCTTAGACGGGGCGCGAATGAAACTGGCCAGAGCTGCAAATGCGAGCATGACTGAAACCGCGCGTCTGGTATGCATTGGCTGCGGTCAGGAACAGTCTGAGCTGGCTGCGGACTTCCGCTGCACCAACTGCCGGGATCTGCTGGAGGTCAATTGCAGGGTCTTTGACGATCGGCGGGATCTGGAATCGGGCGGCAACCTCAAAGCGCTATGGGTTCGGCGCAGGACATCGCTGGCGCCCGCCGACCTGAGTGGAGTCTGGCGCTTTCGTGAGTTGCTGCCCATCGTGGCGCGCATCGACGAGGTGGTTACACTACACGAGGGTAATACGCCCATCTACGAATTGCCGCGCTCGGCCCGCAGTGCCGGTGTGAACGGTCTGCTGGCGAAGCATCAGGGAATGAATCCCACGGGATCGTTCAAAGATACGGGCATGACGGCGGCACTGTCGGTGGCGCGGGAAAAAGGTTTTCGCTGGGTGGCATGCGCGTCCACAGGAAATACATCGGCCTCCATGGCGGCCTACGCCGCGCGGGCCGGTATGCGCAGCCTGGTGCTGATCCCGGAAGGGAAGATAGCCTGGGGAAAGCTGGCGCAGTCGCTGGAATACGGAGCGCTGACCTGCCAATTGCGCGCCGATTTTGATGGCTGCATGCGGGTGCTGGGCGAGGTGATCCATCGCTACCCGATATATCTGCTGAATTCCGTAAATCCGTACCGGATCGAAGGACAGAAAACCGCCGCCGTGGAGCTGATGGAACAGCTGGAGTGGCGCGTGCCGGATCACATCGTGGCGCCCGGCGGAAACCTGGGAAACTCCTCGGCGCTGGGAAAGGGCCTGCTCGAGATGGTGAAGCTCGGGCTGATCGAACGTCTGCCGCGGCTGCACGTGATCCAGGCAGAAGGCGCGAATGCGCTGGTGCGAACGGTGAGGGAGACCGGAGGAAAGCGGCTGATCTCCGTTGCCGCGGAAACGATGGCTACGGCAATCCGTATCGGTAATCCTGCTTCCTGGAAGAAGGCGGTCCGAGTGCTGGAAGCGACGTGCGGGATGGTGGAGCAGGTTTCGGAGGCGGAAATTGCGATTGCCAAGGCGGAAATTGGCGAGGATGGCATCGGTTGCGAACCGGCCTCCGCGGCGACGCTTGCGGGATTAAAAAAACTGGTCGCGCAGGGGCACGTTAAGCCGGACGAGAAGACGGTTTTGATTTTGACCGGACATGTGCTGAAGGATCCGGAGTACACCTTCAAGTTTCATCAGGGATCGCTGCTGGAAGGCGAGGATTCTGGCAGGAAGCTGGAGCGGGAACTGCGGCAGCATCAAAGGGCACCAGTGGTTTTGGATGCGAAGGCGGATGAGGTTCTGCGAGTGTTGGAGAGTAATAGTTGATAGTGAGTGATTTGGTCACAATGCGGCTGCCGGCGACCTCGGCGAATCTGGGGCCGGCGTTTGATGCTGTGGCGGTCGCACTCAATCTTCATCTGGAGATTGAAGCGAGGCCGGCGGGAGTGTTTGCGGTTTCGGCCGAGGGCCGCGATCGAGAGCTGTGCGGAAACCTGCGCCGGCATCTGATTTTGGAAACCTATACCGAGATTCTCTCCGCGAATCGCAAGGAGGTAGTGCCGCTCTCGTTGCACATACGTAATCAGATTCCATTGGGGAAGGGATTGGGGTCGTCGGCTGCGGCGCGGCTTGCAGCCATCGCTCTGGCCAATCACTTTGGGAAACTGGGCTGGCAGGAGAGCCGGATTCTTGATGAGGCAGCGGTACGCGAAGGCCATCCCGATAACGTAGCCGCCTGCTGGCTTGGCGGGCTGGTGGCAGCGGCAATGCCCTCGTGCAGGGAAACGGAAGAATCGGCGGTGCAGGCGGTGAGATTTTCGACGCCAGTCAAGTGGCCGATCCTGGCTGTGCTTCCGCCCAATCCGCTCTCTACGGAAGCTGCGCGCAACGTGCTTCCGGAGGTGTATCCGCGCAGCGATGTGGTGAGCAATCTGCAGCGGTCGTTGCTCCTGGTGGGAGCGTGGGAGCAGGGAAATGCGGGGATGATGGGTGCGGCTTTGCGCGATCGCCTGCACGAGCCTTATCGGGAAAAGCTATGTCCGCTGCTTCCCGCGATGCGCGAATTGGCAGGCCAGGATGGGATTCTGGGAGTGGTACTGAGTGGCGCTGGACCAGCTGTGCTGATGATCCTGGAGACGGGCTCCGACGAGGAACTTGTTCTGATGCGGGTCAAGCATACCGCCATGGAGCAGGGTTCAGAAGTGGAAGCTATCGTTACCGAGGTGGAAGAGCGAGGGGCGCGGGAGAGCGCAGAAATGGTAAGCGGGTAAATTGTAGTTGGGCAATTTGAAACGCCAGATCACACCCTAGCACGAAGCGGCTACAGCACCTGGATCGTTTCCATCTGGCCGCTTTGCATGCTGCGATAGGCGGCATCGAGGACGAGTTGGTTTTGCCAGCCATCTTCTCCGGTAGCGGGGAAGGGAATGCGCTCTTCGAGGGAAGCGGCGAAGGCATCGACTTGTCGAGTATAGGAGAAGTGGTTGGAAAGTTCCTCGCAGGCGATCACCTGATCATTGCTACTCAGCTCGACTCTGACCGGATGCTCGACGCTTAGTGCATCATCGGCGAAAATCTCGCCTTCTTCGCCAATGAATTCCATAGGAGTGCGATATTGGGTTCGAGTGGAGACCATCACCGTCGCGAGCGTGCCTTTGCGGAAGAGCAAGCTCAGTATCGCCGCGGACTCCACATCACCTGATTCCGCGTCCGAAACACCACGGGTGTGCACCCGGACGGCTTCGTCCAGCAATACAAAGCGAAGAGCATCGATACAATGGACGCCCACGTCGGCAACGGGACCGCCGCCGGCAATGGATTTATCCGTAAGCCAGGTTCGAGGGTGACTGCGACCAGGATAGAAAAATTCCGAGCGCGCGAATACAGGTTTGCCAATCTCGCTGGCGGCGATTCGAGCCCGCATCCAGGCGAGAGTCTCGTGGAAGCGAAACACCTGGGCCACACCGAGCAGCAGGCGGGCACGATGGGCACCTTCAACCATCTCGCGGCATTGGTCGGCATCGATGGCCATCGGTTTTTCGCAGAGCACAGGTTTGCCGCAGCGCAGGGCGAGGAGAACGTCATCACGATGGCAGGCGTTGGGAGTGGTGACGAAGACCGCGTCCACTTCGGGACAGCGACACAATTCTTCAGCGGAAGAAAAAGCGTACGGGATGTCAAATTGTGTGGCCGAAGCCCGGGCTTTCTCCGGATCGCGGCGGGAGAGAGCGGTGACGCGGCAGCGCTTAGCCGCACGGAAGCCGGGAATCAGGCGTTTTACAGCGTGCAGACCGAAGCCGAGGATGCCGAAGCGGATCATGAGATCGGGTGAAGTAGGAACTGAGACCGGGTGAACTCACAAAGTTTAATAAGGCGCTGGTCGCTAGTTCAAATGCATAGATCCTTCGCCCGCTTCTCGGGTTCAGGATGACACCCCAGATGGAAGTGAGAAGTATGACTGGATGAGATGTGAAGGAGAGAGCTGGCGTCACCTCAGCCGGTGACCCGCATCACCGATTTTAGTGTGCTGCGGCAGCAGACTCGCCGTGGTGGTGGTTTATGCCAATCCTCTTTATGGGGCTGGTCGCGCTGACCGTGTTTGTGGGTATGGGGCTGATGCTGTTCTACGCCGCTTACAAAGAATCGAAGGAGAAGCACCCCACGGACGTGGAAACGGCTGAGCAGGAGAAGACAGCTTGCCACGTGGCGCGCTAACCAATCAGCGGAACCCCAGATCAGCGCCGAAAAGCGCGGTGTGAACCTGCGGCACGGCACCGGCACGCTCGACCTGGAATCAACCGCAGAGTCCTTCAACTCGGGCCTCCAGCCATCCCAGCAAACCAAAGGCGGGTTTGCTGGGGACGTCGGATTTGGCCGTTGTTCAGCATGACATTGCAATATTTGGCAGGGCCAGGCTAGTTGACCGATGAACCCACGCGCTGGATGTCGTATTGGCGGATTTTGTAGAGCAGAGCTTTGTAGCTGATCTTCAGCAGCAGGGCGGCCTTTTTGCGATTCCAGTTGGTTTGTTCCAGGGCCTTGGTGATAGCTTCGATTTCCGCTTCGTCCTTTACTCCGCGGACGATTCCCTTCAGGCCGTCCCGTGAAGAGGAACCGACCTCGCCCATGCTGGACTTGTCGACAGCACTCGCCATTTGTAGCTCTGCGATGGCCATCTCTTCGTCGGCAAGAATCAGGTAGCGCTTCACGAAATTGCCCAGCTCGCGCAAGTTACCCGGCCAGTGATATTGCTCGCAGGCTTCGAGTAGATGGGGTGTGACCGGCAGCGGCGCGCGTCCATAATGCTCCGCCACCTGGCTGATGAAGTGTTTCAACAGCAGGCCGATTTCCTCCCGGCGATTGCGGAGCGGCGGAAGATTGATGGTGAAGCCGTTGAGACGGTAGAAAAGATCTTCGCGCAGTTTCTTGTCGGCAATGGCCGTCGGGATATCGATGTTAGTGGCAGCGAGAATGCGCACATCTACCTTGATCACCGTGCGGCTGCCCAGCCGCGAGAACTGCTGGTCCTGCAGAACGTGCAGGAGTTTGGCCTGGAGTTGGGGAGGCATCTCTCCGATTTCGTCCAACAGGATCGTGCCTTTGTTGCAGAGCTCGAATTTGCCCGGCTTTGAGTGAGTGGCGCCGGTGAAAGCCCCGGGTTCGTAACCGAACAGTTCGCTCTCCAGCAGGTCGGCGGGAACGGCGGCGCAGTTGACCTTCAGGAATGTGCGATGCGCCCGCGGGGAGTATTTATGGATCAGGCGGGCGACAACTTCCTTGCCCGTGCCGCTTTCGCCCAGCAACAACACGGGGATATCCACGTTGGCTACGAGTTTCGCCTGCGAGCGAATCTTCCTCATGGCCGGACTGGCGGCGACGAAAAAGACATCGTCGCCCAAATCCTCAATCTCACCGTGGAGGTGGGGGACCTTGTCGCGATTGCCCAGGCATTGCTCGATTACCGCGTCCAGGTCTGCTTTTTGAAATGGCTTGGTGAGATAATCCTGGGCTCCTAGCCGGATAGCCTGAACCACCTTGCGGGTATCGCTCACGCAAGAGAGCATGACCACCTTGAGCTGGGGATGCATGGAGCGCAATTGTTCCAGTGTCTGCAGACCATCCAACACGGGCATGAGGACATCGAGCAGAACGAGATCGGGAACCGTACCGGCCTGCAAACGCTGCACAGCTTCCGAGCCATCGGTGGCCGTCTCCACGCGATAGCCCTCGACTTCGAGCAGGGTACGCAAGTAGCGGAGCATCGTCGGCTCGTCGTCAACCACCATGATAGAGGGGGACTTCGCCATCTCGATTAGGCCTCTCTAGTCGCGCTTCAAGGGGAGAAGAAAGGAAAATTTGCAGCCGCAATTGGGCTCGCTCTCCACCCAGATTTTTCCACCATGGGCCTGCACCAGGCGGCGCGCAATAGCTAACCCGAGACCCATACCGAGATCATCGGCGCCTGAAGCCGGCACTTGAAAGAACTCGCCAAAGATTTCCTGGTGATATTCCGGGGAAATACCCGGGCCAGTATCGGATACGCTCACGCGCACGGCATTGGCGGTGAGGACGGTGCGCTTGCGGCGCTCCTGAAAATCGGGGTGCGGTTTGTGACTGCTGCGCCGTTCCCAGAGTTGTGGCTCGGCGTGCAGCCAGACGGTCCCGCCGGTTTGCGTGAACTTGAGGGCATTTTCGAGAAGATTGGACACCACGCGCTGAATCTTGTCGTAGTCGAAAGGGAAGGGCTCGATGATGGGATTGGAAAGAAAATAGAAGGCCACTCCCTTTTCTTGAAAGCGGGGCAGCCAGAATCCGCTGAGTTCCTGCAGGCAGGCGTTGATGTCCTGGGGTTCGAGGCGGAGGTTTACGGCGCCGGTCTGCAAGGAAGCGAAGGTGAGAAAGTCAGTCACCAGGCGCTGCAAACGTATGCCACTGACCTGCATGTCCTCCAGCACGCGCTGTTGTTTCTCATTGAGCGAGCCGAGCTTGCCGCTGATGAGCAGTTCGATGTATCCGGAAACCACAGCCAAGGGGGTGCGCAGATCGTGAGCAGCAGTGGCCAGAGCCGCGGAGCAACGCTGGTATTGCACTCGCAATTCTTCATAGGCTTGGCGCAAGTCCAGGGGAGGAGTATCGGTTGCGGAGATCTCAGGATCAGGCAATGACGGGCAAACAGAAGGAGAAACCTCGAGCCCGGGAGTGGTCTCTACACGCACTGCGGCATTTGGTTGAGCGTTCGCCATCAAAGTCTCGCTTGCTTGGGAACTAAAGGGGAGGAAAGGAACCCGCCGCTAGCCGAGCTTAGCCATTCGAGCTATGCGATGTTATGTAACCTGCCGATCAGTGTCAAGAAAACAAATTGCAACGTAGTTCCTATGGGAACGCAAAAGATTGCTGCATTTACTAGGCAGATGCAAGTACAGAATAGCTGTTTACAGGCAGGAAAATTGAAGGTAAATCTAAGCCAGCCAAAAAGTTGGACGAGATTTCCACGAGGCTGGTGCGGATTAGGATATTTGGCCCATTGTGTGCGCCCAGGCAAGATTGAGACAGCGCATGTCAAGCCCTGCTAAAGGTGTCGAAAGACGCAAGTACCAGCGTCTGCCCTTGTCAATCCCGGTCTTCGTCCGCGGCACCGACGAGAACGGCAAGGAATTCCTTGAGTTCGCTACGGCGCTGAATATAAGCGCTGGAGGAATACTGCTAGCGACTCGCCGAAGTCTTCCAAAATCAGCGAGTTTATCGCTGGAGATTCCGGTGGCGCCGCTGCCTGCCGATAGCTTTTCCGCCCAATCCATCCGCAGCCTCAAGGCGCGGTTGGTGCGCATAACCCACGGTGAGCGATACCACCTGATGGGGCTGAAATTTAATCGGGCCATCCCCTCTTAAGCTAAAGCATTACCTTAGGAAAGTTACTTCCCAAATGTGAAATTGTTTTCACAGGCGTTCCGTGCCATCTTAGTTTGCGAGCGGCGGGTGTGCTGCA carries:
- a CDS encoding aspartate kinase → MSLIVMKFGGTSVGDAERIRESARRVAECVPKSEVVTVVSALAGVTDHILKTVTAARQGEQATVEAQLRALEERHEGVIRELFVGKEREQVESRVGAVLRQLHDFCSALLMLRSSTAQILDVAAPMGEKMSAQIFVAVLRQMGLNAEYVDSTQVLVTDDHFGDASADMAGTEQKSQAMLLPLVQSGKQPVVTGYAGATAKGQPTTLGRGGSDSSATILGAAIGCDEVWIWTDVDGVLTADPRVCPDASTLPEITFAEAVELSYYGAKVIHHKAIRPVMDRGIPVWIKNSFRPEVKGTKITSKVAGDGSPVKAVTVVKQASLINLRARQDTPFAELFGRLFLRLGHEHVDVLFSTQSSSENALGLVLRDADTENVVKLIERLFRVELQHGVIHPIFVQREVAVICVLGEAMRGTPGILSRLFTAVAARNQSVISVAQGASELNICFAVNSSGADEVVKAVHDEFLSSARVPAVEKTV
- the thrC gene encoding threonine synthase; translation: MKLARAANASMTETARLVCIGCGQEQSELAADFRCTNCRDLLEVNCRVFDDRRDLESGGNLKALWVRRRTSLAPADLSGVWRFRELLPIVARIDEVVTLHEGNTPIYELPRSARSAGVNGLLAKHQGMNPTGSFKDTGMTAALSVAREKGFRWVACASTGNTSASMAAYAARAGMRSLVLIPEGKIAWGKLAQSLEYGALTCQLRADFDGCMRVLGEVIHRYPIYLLNSVNPYRIEGQKTAAVELMEQLEWRVPDHIVAPGGNLGNSSALGKGLLEMVKLGLIERLPRLHVIQAEGANALVRTVRETGGKRLISVAAETMATAIRIGNPASWKKAVRVLEATCGMVEQVSEAEIAIAKAEIGEDGIGCEPASAATLAGLKKLVAQGHVKPDEKTVLILTGHVLKDPEYTFKFHQGSLLEGEDSGRKLERELRQHQRAPVVLDAKADEVLRVLESNS
- the thrB gene encoding homoserine kinase, coding for MSDLVTMRLPATSANLGPAFDAVAVALNLHLEIEARPAGVFAVSAEGRDRELCGNLRRHLILETYTEILSANRKEVVPLSLHIRNQIPLGKGLGSSAAARLAAIALANHFGKLGWQESRILDEAAVREGHPDNVAACWLGGLVAAAMPSCRETEESAVQAVRFSTPVKWPILAVLPPNPLSTEAARNVLPEVYPRSDVVSNLQRSLLLVGAWEQGNAGMMGAALRDRLHEPYREKLCPLLPAMRELAGQDGILGVVLSGAGPAVLMILETGSDEELVLMRVKHTAMEQGSEVEAIVTEVEERGARESAEMVSG
- a CDS encoding Gfo/Idh/MocA family oxidoreductase, which gives rise to MIRFGILGFGLHAVKRLIPGFRAAKRCRVTALSRRDPEKARASATQFDIPYAFSSAEELCRCPEVDAVFVTTPNACHRDDVLLALRCGKPVLCEKPMAIDADQCREMVEGAHRARLLLGVAQVFRFHETLAWMRARIAASEIGKPVFARSEFFYPGRSHPRTWLTDKSIAGGGPVADVGVHCIDALRFVLLDEAVRVHTRGVSDAESGDVESAAILSLLFRKGTLATVMVSTRTQYRTPMEFIGEEGEIFADDALSVEHPVRVELSSNDQVIACEELSNHFSYTRQVDAFAASLEERIPFPATGEDGWQNQLVLDAAYRSMQSGQMETIQVL
- a CDS encoding sigma-54 dependent transcriptional regulator, with protein sequence MAKSPSIMVVDDEPTMLRYLRTLLEVEGYRVETATDGSEAVQRLQAGTVPDLVLLDVLMPVLDGLQTLEQLRSMHPQLKVVMLSCVSDTRKVVQAIRLGAQDYLTKPFQKADLDAVIEQCLGNRDKVPHLHGEIEDLGDDVFFVAASPAMRKIRSQAKLVANVDIPVLLLGESGTGKEVVARLIHKYSPRAHRTFLKVNCAAVPADLLESELFGYEPGAFTGATHSKPGKFELCNKGTILLDEIGEMPPQLQAKLLHVLQDQQFSRLGSRTVIKVDVRILAATNIDIPTAIADKKLREDLFYRLNGFTINLPPLRNRREEIGLLLKHFISQVAEHYGRAPLPVTPHLLEACEQYHWPGNLRELGNFVKRYLILADEEMAIAELQMASAVDKSSMGEVGSSSRDGLKGIVRGVKDEAEIEAITKALEQTNWNRKKAALLLKISYKALLYKIRQYDIQRVGSSVN
- a CDS encoding HAMP domain-containing sensor histidine kinase gives rise to the protein MANAQPNAAVRVETTPGLEVSPSVCPSLPDPEISATDTPPLDLRQAYEELRVQYQRCSAALATAAHDLRTPLAVVSGYIELLISGKLGSLNEKQQRVLEDMQVSGIRLQRLVTDFLTFASLQTGAVNLRLEPQDINACLQELSGFWLPRFQEKGVAFYFLSNPIIEPFPFDYDKIQRVVSNLLENALKFTQTGGTVWLHAEPQLWERRSSHKPHPDFQERRKRTVLTANAVRVSVSDTGPGISPEYHQEIFGEFFQVPASGADDLGMGLGLAIARRLVQAHGGKIWVESEPNCGCKFSFLLPLKRD
- a CDS encoding PilZ domain-containing protein, which codes for MSSPAKGVERRKYQRLPLSIPVFVRGTDENGKEFLEFATALNISAGGILLATRRSLPKSASLSLEIPVAPLPADSFSAQSIRSLKARLVRITHGERYHLMGLKFNRAIPS